A section of the Gemmatimonas sp. genome encodes:
- a CDS encoding serine/threonine-protein kinase codes for MTDLRAELQSTLGSGYTLERELGGGGMSRVFVARENALGRTVVVKVIAPELAEGVSAERFAREVKLAARLQQANIVPVLSTGSSGSLPYYTMPFVTGESLRARVAAGARLTVSQAVSILRDVARALAYAHTQGVVHRDIKPENILLSGGTAVVTDFGIAKALSASRTHDGHANAAANTMLTQAGGSIGTPAYMAPEQAIGAEVDHRADIYAWGVVAYELLSGTHPFAGKTNSAQMIAAHLSETPASLTQRNADVSPSLGDLVQRCLAKDAAHRPANAEELLQSLDSVSTPSGVTGASARRGTTASHGGRHNSMMIAGSVLVIAALVAVVVKRDTFPSVFSAR; via the coding sequence ATGACCGATCTCCGCGCCGAACTGCAATCCACGCTTGGGTCCGGGTACACGCTCGAACGTGAACTCGGCGGCGGTGGCATGTCGCGCGTGTTCGTCGCGCGTGAGAACGCGCTCGGCCGCACGGTCGTCGTGAAAGTGATCGCGCCTGAGCTAGCCGAAGGCGTGAGCGCTGAACGTTTCGCGCGCGAAGTGAAACTCGCCGCACGATTGCAGCAGGCGAATATCGTGCCTGTGCTCAGTACCGGTAGCTCGGGATCGCTGCCCTACTACACGATGCCGTTCGTCACAGGTGAATCGCTGCGCGCACGAGTGGCTGCTGGTGCGCGGCTCACGGTGTCGCAAGCCGTCAGCATTTTGCGTGACGTTGCACGCGCGTTGGCGTACGCGCATACGCAGGGTGTCGTGCATCGCGACATCAAGCCGGAGAATATCTTGCTGTCCGGTGGCACGGCGGTGGTCACCGACTTTGGTATTGCGAAGGCGCTGAGTGCATCGCGCACGCACGACGGTCACGCGAACGCGGCGGCGAATACCATGCTGACGCAAGCCGGCGGTTCGATCGGCACGCCGGCGTACATGGCGCCCGAGCAAGCGATTGGCGCGGAGGTTGATCACCGCGCCGACATCTACGCCTGGGGCGTTGTGGCGTATGAACTGTTGTCGGGCACGCATCCGTTTGCTGGCAAGACGAACAGCGCGCAGATGATTGCTGCGCATCTCTCGGAAACACCGGCGTCGCTTACGCAGCGAAACGCCGATGTCTCCCCTTCACTTGGTGATCTCGTGCAGCGGTGCCTGGCCAAAGATGCCGCGCATCGTCCCGCCAACGCTGAAGAACTATTGCAGTCGTTGGATAGTGTTTCGACGCCGAGTGGAGTGACGGGGGCAAGTGCACGCCGTGGCACGACGGCTTCGCATGGCGGGCGACACAACAGCATGATGATCGCGGGCAGCGTGCTGGTGATCGCCGCGCTCGTCGCGGTCGTGGTGAAGCGCGACACCTTCCCGTCGGTATTCTCAGCGCGAT